A single window of Ornithorhynchus anatinus isolate Pmale09 chromosome 3, mOrnAna1.pri.v4, whole genome shotgun sequence DNA harbors:
- the RAG2 gene encoding V(D)J recombination-activating protein 2 — MALQMLSVSTNSSLIQPGFSLMNFDGQVFFFGQKGWPKRSCPTGVFLLDIKRNQLKLKPATFSKDSCYLPPLRYPATCTLKNSLEPEKIQYIIHGGKTPNNELSNKIYVMAVACKSNKKITFCCTEKELVGDIPEARYGHTIDVVYSRGKSMTVIFGGRSYMPPAQRTTEKWNSVIDCMPHVYLVDFEFGCSTSYVFPELQDGLSFHVSIARNDTVYILGGHSLTNNSRPPNLFRLKVDLPLGSPAVSCTVLSGGLSVSSAIVTQRNSSEFVIVGGYQLDNLKRMACHIIKLEDNKFEIEEMETPDWTPDIKHSKIWFGSNMGNGAIFLGIPGDNKQAISDANYFYILKCGQDTKEEDDQATYTCSQTSTEDPGDSTPFEDSEEFCFSTEANCFDVDDIDTYNEDDEEDESEAGYWITCCPTCDLDVNTWEPFYSTELNKPAMIYCSNGDGHWVHAQCMDLSERILIQLSEGNTKYFCNEHIEIARGLQTPKKMLPVKKLPMKSLRKKAPVKIMTPMKKSFLRRLFD; from the coding sequence ATGGCATTGCAGATGTTATCAGTGAGTACCAACTCATCTCTAATTCAGCCTGGCTTCTCTCTAATGAATTTTGATGGCCAGGTTTTTTTCTTTGGCCAGAAGGGATGGCCCAAAAGATCCTGCCCTACAGGAGTTTTCCTCCTTGACATAAAACGCAACCAGCTCAAACTGAAGCCTGCAACCTTCTCAAAAGATTCCTgctaccttcctcctctccgaTATCCAGCTACTTGCACTTTGAAAAATAGCCTCGAGCCTGAGAAGATCCAATACATCATTCATGGTGGGAAAACTCCAAACAATGAACTTTCCAATAAGATTTATGTAATGGCTGTTGCTTGCAAAAGTAATAAAAAAATTACTTTTTGCTGCACAGAGAAAGAGTTAGTAGGAGACATTCCTGAAGCAAGATACGGCCACACCATTGATGTGGTgtacagcagagggaaaagcatgACTGTGATCTTTGGAGGACGGTCATACATGCCTCCTGCTCAGAGAACCACAGAAAAATGGAATAGCGTGATTGACTGCATGCCCCATGTTTACTTGGTGGACTTTGAATTTGGTTGCTCTACATCGTACGTCTTTCCAGAGCTACAGGATGGGCTGTCTTTCCATGTTTCCATTGCCAGAAATGATACTGTCTATATTTTAGGGGGTCATTCGCTCACCAACAACAGCAGACCTCCAAATCTGTTCAGGTTGAAAGTTGATCTCCCATTAGGCAGTCCCGCTGTGAGTTGCACTGTCTTGTCTGGAGGACTCTCGGTTTCTAGTGCCATTGTGACCCAGAGGAACAGCAGTGAGTTTGTCATCGTTGGTGGCTATCAACTTGACAACCTGAAAAGGATGGCCTGCCACATCATCAAATTAGAAGATAACAAATTTGAGATTGAAGAAATGGAGACCCCAGATTGGACGCCAGACATTAAGCATAGCAAAATTTGGTTCGGAAGCAATATGGGAAATGGAGCGATTTTTCTGGGCATTCCAGGGGACAACAAGCAGGCTATTTCAGATGCAAACTATTTCTATATTTTGAAATGTGGTCAAGACACAAAAGAAGAAGATGATCAGGCAACATACACCTGTAGCCAAACATCGACAGAAGATCCGGGGGACTCCACTCCCTTCGAAGACTCGGAAGAATTTTGCTTCAGCACAGAAGCTAACTGTTTTGATGTTGATGACATTGACACgtataatgaagatgatgaagagGATGAATCCGAAGCAGGGTACTGGATCACATGTTGTCCCACTTGTGATCTTGACGTTAACACTTGGGAGCCATTCTATTCAACTGAACTCAACAAACCCGCTATGATTTATTGTTCCAATGGTGATGGTCATTGGGTCCATGCCCAGTGTATGGACTTGTCAGAGAGGATACTTATTCAACTTTCAGAAGGAAACACCAAGTATTTTTGCAATGAGCACATAGAGATAGCTAGGGGGCTGCAAACTCCCAAGAAGATGCTGCCTGTTAAAAAGCTTCCGATGAAATCCCTCCGTAAAAAAGCTCCAGTGAAGATAATGACACCAATGAAGAAATCCTTCCTTAGACGGTTATTTGACTAA